The Bacteroidota bacterium genome segment CCTGCAACGGTACCTGTGCTAAACCCCACATGGCTATTGAACTGGACGACACACTAAGCCTGGCACTCAAAGGAGAACGCATGAAGGGTATCGCCTTTCGCAACCCGGGTATTTTACATATTTCTTCAAAGAACAATATGATCCGGGGTACAGCGGCAGGTTACCATGAAGAAACGGATCATCCGGCTGTTGAATATCTTCATAAAACATTGGCGGAAACAACACAATCGGCAGACTACATTTATGAGCATTCGAAAATTTACCGCACAGCACAAATATATCCTGATCACCAGTTTGGTAAGCGGATGAAAACCATCGCGGAGCTGATCTGTTCAGGCAGTGAAACCTTGGTTTATTATGTATCATTACCGGGCTTTGACACACATGCTTTGCAAAAAGGGATACATAGCTCCAACTTAAAAAAATACTCGGAAACACTCAGCGCTTTTTGTGCCGACCTTAAAGCCGCCAACCGTTTTAATGATACTGTAATACTTACTTTTTCCGAATTCGGGAGACGAGTGGCGCAGAATGGAAGTAAAGGAACTGATCATGGTACAGCAAATAATGTTTACATAGCAGGAGGAAAACTAGCCGCTTCCGGCATTATCAATGCGCTGCCCGATCTGCAAAACCTGGATAACGGCGACCTGATCCACACTGTTGATTTCAGACGCATATATGCAAGCCTGCTTGATAAAGTGTTAGGAATTTCACCCGAAAAAATACTGGGGCAAAAATTTGAACCCATGAATTTTATTTAAATCCTAAATTCTATGAACAAAATTCCAATCATAATTATTCTTGGTTTTCTGAACCTGCATATACAGGCCCAGGAAAAAAAGTTGCTGAACAACGCACCGTCAAAAGAATGGTACAGTATGTCGGGATCCGAACTGATCTTTTCATCGGGAAAGGTCGTTAATAATGGCACTGCACTTGACAACAGAATACGGTTTTCCTTGTTTTTTCATTTGCAGCATCAGAATCACTATAACTTCAATAAACACTTTGGTTTTTATACGGGCTTTGCCCTGATCAATGTAGGCTTTATCAACAGGATGCATGTGCCGAATGCAACCGATGCCGAGATCAGGCAGCGTTCCTATAGTTTGGGCATACCGCTCGCTTTAAAGATCGGCAATATGGAGCGCGGCAACTATTTGGCTGTCGGCGCTGAAGGAGAACTCATGTTCCATTACAAACGAAAAGTATATTATGGAGGGAATAAATCAAAAATGTCGGAATGGCTTTCTCCGGAGGTAAACCTGTTCAATCCTTCCGTTTTCGCGGAGATCCGTTTTCACCATGGCGGTTATATCCGTGTAAAGTCCTACCTCATGGATTTTTTAGTGAACAAGACCACTTCCTTCTATTTACCTGAATCAGCCATCCAGGTCAACTACAAACCGGAACAAAGCAGTTTGGCTTATATTGCGATCGGCACAGTACTTAAAATAAAGAAGAAGAAAAGAGCTACACTGAAAGATGTTTAGTTTACTTCAATACTCTATTTCTTTCCACGAATCAACTCCAAAAATCCAGATCCCTGGTATTTTTTGCCCTTAAGCGACTCTCCGGTATATAAATAATAATAAGTTCCATCCGGAGCTTCCATCCCCGAAGGTGTTCTTCCATCCCAATCTATCTTAGAAGTGCTGCCTCCCTGAAATACTATAAGTCCCCAGCGGTCGAATATCTGGAAATCAAAATTTCTCATGCCATAAGTTTTAACTGAGTAAAGATCATTTGACCCGTCGTTGTTCGGCGTAAACACATTCGGTACAAACATTGAGTCGGCGTATACCTCAATACATTTTTGTACGCTGCTGTAACAACCCGCTGTATTTGTTGCAACAAGACTTATACAATAAACTCCCATATAATAATATGAATGTGAAGGATCGGGAAGCGTTGAAGTATTATTATAAGGGTCCGACTCGCCAAAATTCCATAACAGCGAAGACCCTGAAGTAGAAAGGTCGGTAAAAAATATTTGCTTCTCGGGACGCACAATGCCCGAAGGAGTAAAACTGAAATCAGCCACCGGCGTTGAATTCGCAAAAGTAATGGCCACGCTTGTAGACATCTGACAGCCGATGGCATCTGTAATGGTTACAGAATATGTTCCATCGGCAAGGTTAACAATAGAATCCAGTGTTGATCCATTACTCCAGCTATAAGTATATACGGGAGTTCCACTAATGGGCACTATCTTTATTTTTCCATCCGTTGTCTCCGCACATGTTGTACTGTCCGCCATTATGTTCAGCAAAATACCCGGCATTGTTATAACTGTTGCCGAAGTATTTATACTGCATCCGTTATTATCCGTTACGGTAACACTGTAGATCCCTCCTGTCAATCCCGAAATAGTAGCCGCTGTTGAACCCTGGCTCCAGCTATATGTATAAACGGGAATGCCGCCGGACACAGCAATCGTAACGATACCATCGCCTGTTCCGCACATAGCGTTTGTAACCGTAATTATTCCTGCAACCGAATCGGCCGGTTGGGTGATACTTGCGGCCTGTGTCGTGCTACAACCGTTTTGATCCGTTACCGTTATTGTATATGCACCGGCTGTTAAGCCGGCAGCAGTAGCACCGGTGGCACCGTTATTCCAATTATAAGTATACGCCGGAGTGCCGCCTGTAACATTCACAACAGCTTCACCGGTTGCTTTACCGAAACACAATACATTAGCCGGCACATTTATACTAATGGAAGGGCCATTCGCATTTGTCACAACAGCTGCAGCCGTCTGACCGCAACCATTAATGTCTGTAACTGTCACGGTATAATTACCGGCTGATATACCTGTAAGACCGGCGCTTGTAGGTCCGGAGTTCCAGCTATATGAATAGCCGGGCGTACCCCCGTTTGCAATTACCGTAACCGAACCATCACTTTTCCCGCAAATGGCATTTACAGATGTAACTGATAATGTAACCGGACTCACCGGCTCAGTGACCGTTGCAGTTTGAGTTGAAGAACATCCGTTCTGGTCGGTCACAGTTACGGAGTAATTGCCGGCTGCCAGATTAGCGGCAGTCGCACTTGTTGCACCATTACTCCAGCTATATGTAAAATTAGGGGTGCCGCCTGTAATGCTTGCACTCGCCGATCCTGTTGACTGGCTGTAGCATAATATATCAGCTGCAACAACACTTACAGTTAAACTATTGGTCGTATTTACAACCACGGCCATCGTTTTTGTACAACCATTATTATCAGTTACAGTTACCATATAGTTTCCACCCAATACATTACTGATCGTTTGCGCCGAAGACCCGTTACTCCAGCTATACGTATAACCGGGAGTTCCGCCGGCCGGACTTACACTTGCCGATCCATTGCTATTATCACAGCTGGCATCAACAGAAGAGCCCGCAAGAGTTATCGCCGAAGGTTCCGAGATGGAAGCACTTCCCGTGACCGTACATGATTTAGAATCTGTAACAGTAACAATATATGTTCCCGCTGACTGGCCTGTTATTGTTGCCGTTGTGGTTCCTGAAGGAGACCACGAATAAGTGTAAGGAGGTGATCCTGCCTTAGCAACAGCACTTGCGCTCCCTGTACTCGCGCCATAACAACCGGCAGAGCTGCCTGACATAATTAAATTCGGAGGAAGCGAGGAAGAAACAACTGTTATAGTACGGGTATTGGTGCAATTATACGCATCAGTAACTGTAAGTGAATAAATACCTGCGGAAACATTTTTTGCACTATCACTGACACTTACAGAAGGCCCCCATGAATAAGAATAAGGAGTCGCGCCACCGAATATGGATATCGCGATCGAGCCATTCGGAAAATTACATTTTGGATTTACCACAGAGGGCGGAAGAATAAACGGAGTGGAAGATCCGGTTATACTGAATATAGCCGCGGTATCGCAGCCATTCGAATCCTGCACCTGTAACACATAAGTGCCGGGCGACAAATTACTTTCAACAGGATTGGTTCCTCCAAAACTCCAGGTGTATAAATATCCTGGTGTTCCGCCACTGACATTAGCTGTCGCGACATAATTATTATTACCGGTACAAGCCGTTTTTGTAATTGCAGGATTTATACTGATCGCAGGAGGCTCTGTAACAAGAATGGAATCAATTTTGAAACAAGTGACAAGCGCGGCATCACTGACTGTAACTGTATACATTCCGGGAGTCAGGTTGATTGGATTCGGATTTGTGCTTCCCCCTGGGCTCCAGTTATATAAATATGCGCCCGATCCTCCCGACACAGTATCTATTACTTGTCCGTTGTTGCGGCCATAACAGGTGGCCGGCACCTGGCTTAGTTTTGTTTTTATCACTGTACTCAGCAGGATCTCTGCGGTATCCTTTTGCGAACAACCATTCGCATCCGTAACAACTACATAGAATGTTCCGGCAGACAAGCCTTTCAGCGTATCGGTTATGCCGAATAAAGGAGACCAGGAATATGTATACAAACCGGTTCCACCAGTGGCGGTCACCCATATCTTTCCATCCGATTTTCCGCAGGAAGCCTGTTTAACAAAAGCACTTGAATTAATTGTTGCCGGCTGTGTTATAGAAACACTCTGCGATGTTGTACACCCATTGCCATCTGTGATGCTTACCGAATAGGTTTGAGTTGTGAGACCAGTGATCGAGAAGGTCAGTCCTGCTGTTACATTGCTTGCGCCATTACTCCAGCTGTATGTATATGCCGGAGATCCTCCTGAAACAGTTACAGTGGAATTCCCATCCGCAATCCCAAAACAGGAAGTACCGGTTTGAGCTATCGCGCTGCTTAAAACAACCGGCTCTGTTATAGTTACCGTACTCTGTGCAGAACAATTTGAATTTACAGCATCAGCAACTACAACTGTATAAGTACCGGCCGATAAAGCAGAGTATGTTGCAGAAGTGGTGCCAAGCGGTGTCCAGGAGTATGAATACGTTCCGGTTCCGCCTGATGCCGTTGCTGTAACCTGCCCGTCGTTGGCCCCGTTACAACTTATGTTGATACTGGAAAACGAGATTGTGATACCGGTCGGCTCTGTGATTACAACAGTAGAAATTTTAAGGCACCCCATTTTATCCGACACCGTTACTGTATAAGTTCCTTTAAGCAGATTGATCACGGATGCGCTTGTACTGCCGGTGCTCCATGTATAAGTATATGGGGTGACCCCTCCACTGATTATCGCATCCGCAGTGCCCGTATTTGAGCCGCAGCCTGCACTTGTACTGTTCATAGTAACAGTTATTGCTGACGGCTGGGAAACACTTACATTATCAACAACAGAACATCCTTTGGAATCATTTACAGTAACGGAATACGTTCCGGGGCCTATGTTATAAATCGTGTCGTTTAAAATTGTCCCCGGATTCCATGTATACGTATATGGCGCGGTTCCCCCGATCAAACTCACACTAACCCGGCCATTACCCTGTCCGTTACAGCTTACGTCAATTGAAGCGGTTGTAGTCACGAGTGCTGCAGGTTGTGCGATCTGCACGGAATCGATCTTCGTACAACTCTTCTGATCCGTCAATGTGATAAAATATTTTCCAGCTGTTAACCCGGTAATGGTGTTTGTTGTTTGAGTTGATGACCAACTATAGGTGTAAGCGGCAGTACCTCCGGCAGCAGTTATTGACGCTGTTCCGTTATTGCCATTAAAACAACTGACATTTACGGATGTTTTTGAAAGTGATAAAATTAAAGGCTCTGTAATACTTATACTGCCTGTTCTCACACAGCCACCCGCATCATTTACGGTTACAGTATATGCACCAGGGGATAGTCCGGTAACAGCACTATTTGTAACGGACCCTGCGCTCCATAAATAAGTATACGGAGCCGCAGCACCTGAAGCGACGACAGAGACTATGCCATTGCCATAACTTTTACAGGTCACATTTGTCGAGCTCATGGCGAGTGCAACAGCAGGATACGTGAGTGCCATGGTGCCAAGAGTATCGCACCCGGTGCTTATATCGGTGACCCTAACCTGGTAACTGCCCGCACTAAGCCCGCTCACAGTTGTTCCGGTACTGCCGGACGGAATCCATGAATAGCTGAATGAACCTGAACCACCAACAACACTTACATAGACCGAACCATCACTATTATAGCAGGTAGGGTTTACGCCTCCTGTTGAAATAGAGAAGGCCGGAGGTTCGGTTATTTTTGCCGAATCCACTTTAGTGCAACCATTCGCATCTGTAATTGTAAGTTTATATGTACCCGGGCCAAGCCCTCCAATTGTATCAGTAACCCCTACTGCAGGCAGCCAGTTGTATGTATAAAGTGGCGTGCCGCCGGTAACTTTTCCCCGAACCCCGCCATCGTATGTACCAATGCATGTCACATTTTTCTTTGTCATGGTAAGTGTTAGCGGAGGCGGTTCCGCTACCGTGGCTGTTTTTGTTGTTGTACAGGCATTCGCATCGGTCAATGTCAATGTATATATGCCTGCACTGAGATTTGATATGACATTTCCTGCTCCGGCCACAGGAGCCCAGCTGTATGTATAGCCTGTTACTCCACCCGATGCAGCAGCCGTTACTCTGCCATTTGTTTGTCCGAAGCAAACAATATTTTGAGGAGTGAGTGTAACATTTAAAAGTGCAGGTTGAGTGATAGCAACTGCTGATGTTGCCGAACATGAACTGTTTACCGCGTCCCTGACTGTCACTGTATAGGTTCCGGCAGTCAGACCCGAAATGGTTGAGGCGGTTGCCCCGCCGGGAGTCCATATGTAATTATATGATCCAGTGCCTCCGGTCACAGTAACTCCTATCTGCCCGTTAGCTGAACCATTGCAGGTTAAGTTGGTTTTACCTGGCACAATGGCGAGGGGATTCGACACAGCTATGGTAAGTGTTTGAGTTTTAGAACATGCGTTAGCGTCCCTGACAGTTATCGTATATGTCGCGGAAGAGAGACCGGCGACAGTTGAAGTATTTGCAGTTATTCCCGAACTCCAGCTATACGTATATGGGCTTATTCCACCGGCAGGAGTTACTGTTGCAGATCCGCCTGAAACACCACAAGACGACGGAGTTACAGAAGGTGTTGTTGTTATGGCAGCAGGCTGAGTAATGCTTATGACCACCGTCGCTGAACAATTATTCGCATCCCTGACAGTAACTGTATAATTACCAGCCGGCCTGGCTGTGGCGGTAGCTGAAGTTCCTCCTGAAGGGGCCCAGGTGTATGTTAATGTACCTGTTCCGCCCGAAGCGATGACCGAAGCGCTTCCGGTCGACCCGCCTGAACAAGCCACATTTGTCTGCGTGTTAATAATAACTGCAAGCACGGCGCTTTGAGTGATGGCAACTGTTGACACCGCTGTACATGATTTCGAATCAGTCACAGTCAATGAATAAGTTCCCGGTGCCAACCCACTTGTTGAATTGGTTGCACTTCCGGTATTCCATACGTATGTGTAAGGCGATGTTCCGCCGGTCGGAGTTGAAGTAGCCTTGCCATTGTTAAGTCCGTTACAAGTAACATTTGTCCCGGCTATAGCAGGAATTAATATTCCCGGTTGTGTAATGTTCACCGTTTTTGTTGCTGTACATCCAACATTCACACCATCAGTAACAGTTAATGTATACACAGCAGGCGACAAGTTAGTGATCGATGAATTTGCATAACCGCCGGGGTTCCAGCTGTAGTTAAATGTACCGCTGCCGCCTGAAGCTGATGCGCTTGCCGTACCATTTGCGTTCCCGTTACAGGTAATATTGGTTGAGCCGGTTGTCACAATTAAAGGGTTAGAAATAATTATCGTTACACTTGCCGTAAGGGTGCAAGGACCCGCATCTGTTACCGTAACTGTATAAGTACCCGCCCCAAGATTAGCCGCGGTGTAACCGGTGGCGGCATTTGACCAGACAACATTATATGGCTGGGTTCCTCCGGCAGGAGCTACGCTTGCGGAACCATCTGTCAGGCCGCAGGTTACGTTTACCGAAGAAGGATTCAGGCTCATAGCTGCAGGCTGGGTTATTGTTGCTGAAGATGTTGCAGTACAACCATTGGCATCGGTTACCACCACAGTATATGTATTCGGAGAAAGACCACTTGCTGTAGCTGCCACACCACCGGTTGGGGACCAGACATATGCATAAGGAGTTGTACCCGCCGAAGCCAATACCGTGACACGCCCGTTGGCGGCACCGAAGCATGTTACATCGTTCACAGTACTTGCAATTGCATCCGGAGGAATGAATTGGTTTGTAACAACTGCTGATCGTGCAGCAGTACACCCCTTGCTATCGGTTACAGTAACGGTATAAGTACCGGCAGATAAATTAATGGCAGCTGATGTAGTCTGAAGGTTAGCAGGCGGGCTCCAGGAATAAGTATAAGGCGGTGTTCCGCCGATGAGAGATATGGTGACTTTTCCATTCCCCAGTTGGCAGGTTTCTTTTGTGATGACCGGGTTATTTATTACCAAAGGAGCCGCTTCCGAAATATTTACCGAATAATAAAACTCGCAACCTTTAGCATCACTCAGCTTGATGGTAAATGTACCGGGACCCAAACCTGTTGCGGTTACAGTTGCCTGAGCGGGACTACTATTCCATGAATAAGTGTAAGGAAGTGTTCCGCCGGAAGGCGCTATGGTGGCTGTACCATTATTGGCGCCATTACAGGTACTGTTTGTGCTTGTAACTGTACCTCCAAGTAATGAAGGCTGAGTAATTGAAATTACTGCAGATTGGGAGCACCCGGAATTATCCGTTACCGTAACGGTATAATTACCAATGGTAAGTCCCGATAGTGTATCATTTTGTTCGGTAGTACCGCTCCATGCATAAGAAGGTTGTGGAACAGCAACTGTTGGTGTCACCCATGCCTTTCCATCATTATACCCGAAACAGGAAACACTTTGACCCGTTGTGCTATTGATCACAGGCAGTGGCTGAGTGACCGTAACTGTTGCTGTAGCTGTACATACAGCGACATTGTCAGTAACTGTTACAGTATAAGTCGATGCTGATAAATTAGTTGCTGCCTGGCCAGTCTGACTTGCTTCGCTCCAGCTATAACTATAATTACCGCTACCGCTTGAAACTGTTATTATTGCAGTACCATTTGTTCCGGCATTACAGGATGGGGAAGTCGAACTTGTATTAAGGGTGAATCCACATGGAGGTAAACGACTCGCGGCGGACGAGCTAATACTTTTTATAGCCAAACAATCGAGCGAAATTAAAATCGCCAGGAAGTATATGTTTGATAATAAGCATTGTATGTTTTTAATAAACATCATTCTCATTTTGATCAACAAAAATTAACTTCAGGATTTTTATACGCCGGCAGGTACCGTAAAGTTACACAATTACAGTTGTAATTATCTAAATAATAGGCATATAGTGAAGAAGTGCCTCAAATATCAAAATTTGAATGAAATCATATCTCTTACTAAATATATTAGTGATGGGGAAGCAAAAATTGGCACATTTTATATTGAAGTAATTTTATTTAATTGATTTTCAAATAATTGAATTATTTTAAATACGTAAGACTTTTATGTATAATATTCTTATGTATATTTGCGTTATAAAAATTATATAACACATTATGATCTACTCATCAGAATTGATAAAAGGAACCCTTAAAACAATCGTTTTAAAATTGCTTGCCGACAATAAAAAAATGTATGGTTATGAAATTACCCAGCGGGTAAAAGAATTGACATTAGATAAAATCCAGATCACAGAAGGCGCTTTGTACCCCACATTACATGCGCTGGAAGCCGATGGTTTGGTAACCACGCAAACAGAATACATTGGCAAACGTGTACGAAAATATTATACGCTAAGTCCTACCGGAAAATCAAAGACAAAAGAAAAGGTAAGTGAGCTCGCCGACTTTATGGACACCATGCGGTTTTTACTTGACATTAAACCAACAACAGCATAAATGTATACCCTCAGTGATACGCAAATAAAATTCATCCTTGACGACATTCGCGCGCGTGGCATCGAGATGGATGATCTACAGCAAAATCTGCTGGATCATGTTTGCTGCATTATTGAGCATGAACTCGAAGAAAACGGGGACTTCGAGCGTTTCTATTTTTCCACAATCCAAACGTTTTACAAAAAAGAACTGAAGGAAATAGAAACAGAAACCAAAAACCTGTTAACGTTTAAAAATTATTACGCCATGAAAAAAGCAATGATAACAAGCGGAGCTATATCCGCAGCAGTATTTATAATTGGTTCATTTTTTAAGATCATGCATTGGCCGGGGACCATTGTATTCCTGGGCCTGGGTTTCATCACCTTCAGCTTTATTTTTCTTCCCCTGATGTTCTTATTAAAGGTTGGAGAAATAAATGCAAAACGCGACAAAGTTGTATTGTCTATCGGAACTCTTCTGGGTATTTTATATTGTATCTCTATGCTTTTCCAGGTGATGCATTGGCCGGGAAAATACCTGATATGGCTCAGCACATTGTCCGTTTCATTTTTTGTATTCCTGCCTGTCTATTTTTTCACAGGTATTCGTAATGCCGAAACAAAAGTGAACACTATTGTTGCTTCAATACTTTTAGTAGCAGCCATTGGTATTCAATTTACACTTACTGCTTTGCGGCCTTCACCCGAAACACAAAACAAGACGTATGCATATATTCAAAGCGAACAATTACTCAAAAAAATGCAAACCATTTCAGGCGACAGGTTGCCTGTCGGCACATCGGAACAAAAGCTAATTGGCGATATACAGAATACTTGTCAACTGTTGAAAGAATTAATATTGAAAAATGAGACCGGACAGACATTTATCCCGGATGATTTCGAGCTCCATCATATTACTATTTCAGAAGGAATGCTTGGCGATGTATTTTACAAAGACGGGATAGGAATAAAACTTCTATCCGATCTGAAAACTGAGATCGCGCTGTACAATGCATCCAAATTAAAAACTAAAAAAAACAAGATTCCTGTTAGCCATACAATTTTAGAAGCTACATCGGACAGGATCAGGCTTTACAACAACCTTGACGCACTGAATGATCTTACACGGATACAGATGTATTTAATCTACTCTTAAATCGATGTCAAAAGCAGAATAGTATATTCAGGATATTATACGCAAATTGACAGTTTCGAATTGAGACTGTCAATTTTTAATTTTAAATTCGTTTCCCAACAAATTATATCCTGCATAATGAAAAAAATATTTTATTTCCTGCTCCTTTCCCCTGTTTTATTGATCGCCCAATCAAAAACAATTGTTTCCGGAACAATTGAAAATGCTGCGA includes the following:
- a CDS encoding DUF1501 domain-containing protein; protein product: MAHSRRDFLKYSAMASASMLVPDFLKAFGSSPHPASGGKILVVIQLSGGNDGLNCIVPFRNDLYYKARPDLGIKQEDLIKLTDEVGLNLNLKALAQLFNDGQLAVINNVGYPNPNRSHFRSTDIWQSASDEQTILNTGWIGRYLDSTCNGTCAKPHMAIELDDTLSLALKGERMKGIAFRNPGILHISSKNNMIRGTAAGYHEETDHPAVEYLHKTLAETTQSADYIYEHSKIYRTAQIYPDHQFGKRMKTIAELICSGSETLVYYVSLPGFDTHALQKGIHSSNLKKYSETLSAFCADLKAANRFNDTVILTFSEFGRRVAQNGSKGTDHGTANNVYIAGGKLAASGIINALPDLQNLDNGDLIHTVDFRRIYASLLDKVLGISPEKILGQKFEPMNFI
- a CDS encoding gliding motility-associated C-terminal domain-containing protein: MMFIKNIQCLLSNIYFLAILISLDCLAIKSISSSAASRLPPCGFTLNTSSTSPSCNAGTNGTAIITVSSGSGNYSYSWSEASQTGQAATNLSASTYTVTVTDNVAVCTATATVTVTQPLPVINSTTGQSVSCFGYNDGKAWVTPTVAVPQPSYAWSGTTEQNDTLSGLTIGNYTVTVTDNSGCSQSAVISITQPSLLGGTVTSTNSTCNGANNGTATIAPSGGTLPYTYSWNSSPAQATVTATGLGPGTFTIKLSDAKGCEFYYSVNISEAAPLVINNPVITKETCQLGNGKVTISLIGGTPPYTYSWSPPANLQTTSAAINLSAGTYTVTVTDSKGCTAARSAVVTNQFIPPDAIASTVNDVTCFGAANGRVTVLASAGTTPYAYVWSPTGGVAATASGLSPNTYTVVVTDANGCTATSSATITQPAAMSLNPSSVNVTCGLTDGSASVAPAGGTQPYNVVWSNAATGYTAANLGAGTYTVTVTDAGPCTLTASVTIIISNPLIVTTGSTNITCNGNANGTASASASGGSGTFNYSWNPGGYANSSITNLSPAVYTLTVTDGVNVGCTATKTVNITQPGILIPAIAGTNVTCNGLNNGKATSTPTGGTSPYTYVWNTGSATNSTSGLAPGTYSLTVTDSKSCTAVSTVAITQSAVLAVIINTQTNVACSGGSTGSASVIASGGTGTLTYTWAPSGGTSATATARPAGNYTVTVRDANNCSATVVISITQPAAITTTPSVTPSSCGVSGGSATVTPAGGISPYTYSWSSGITANTSTVAGLSSATYTITVRDANACSKTQTLTIAVSNPLAIVPGKTNLTCNGSANGQIGVTVTGGTGSYNYIWTPGGATASTISGLTAGTYTVTVRDAVNSSCSATSAVAITQPALLNVTLTPQNIVCFGQTNGRVTAAASGGVTGYTYSWAPVAGAGNVISNLSAGIYTLTLTDANACTTTKTATVAEPPPLTLTMTKKNVTCIGTYDGGVRGKVTGGTPLYTYNWLPAVGVTDTIGGLGPGTYKLTITDANGCTKVDSAKITEPPAFSISTGGVNPTCYNSDGSVYVSVVGGSGSFSYSWIPSGSTGTTVSGLSAGSYQVRVTDISTGCDTLGTMALTYPAVALAMSSTNVTCKSYGNGIVSVVASGAAAPYTYLWSAGSVTNSAVTGLSPGAYTVTVNDAGGCVRTGSISITEPLILSLSKTSVNVSCFNGNNGTASITAAGGTAAYTYSWSSTQTTNTITGLTAGKYFITLTDQKSCTKIDSVQIAQPAALVTTTASIDVSCNGQGNGRVSVSLIGGTAPYTYTWNPGTILNDTIYNIGPGTYSVTVNDSKGCSVVDNVSVSQPSAITVTMNSTSAGCGSNTGTADAIISGGVTPYTYTWSTGSTSASVINLLKGTYTVTVSDKMGCLKISTVVITEPTGITISFSSINISCNGANDGQVTATASGGTGTYSYSWTPLGTTSATYSALSAGTYTVVVADAVNSNCSAQSTVTITEPVVLSSAIAQTGTSCFGIADGNSTVTVSGGSPAYTYSWSNGASNVTAGLTFSITGLTTQTYSVSITDGNGCTTSQSVSITQPATINSSAFVKQASCGKSDGKIWVTATGGTGLYTYSWSPLFGITDTLKGLSAGTFYVVVTDANGCSQKDTAEILLSTVIKTKLSQVPATCYGRNNGQVIDTVSGGSGAYLYNWSPGGSTNPNPINLTPGMYTVTVSDAALVTCFKIDSILVTEPPAISINPAITKTACTGNNNYVATANVSGGTPGYLYTWSFGGTNPVESNLSPGTYVLQVQDSNGCDTAAIFSITGSSTPFILPPSVVNPKCNFPNGSIAISIFGGATPYSYSWGPSVSVSDSAKNVSAGIYSLTVTDAYNCTNTRTITVVSSSLPPNLIMSGSSAGCYGASTGSASAVAKAGSPPYTYSWSPSGTTTATITGQSAGTYIVTVTDSKSCTVTGSASISEPSAITLAGSSVDASCDNSNGSASVSPAGGTPGYTYSWSNGSSAQTISNVLGGNYMVTVTDNNGCTKTMAVVVNTTNSLTVSVVAADILCYSQSTGSASASITGGTPNFTYSWSNGATSATAANLAAGNYSVTVTDQNGCSSTQTATVTEPVSPVTLSVTSVNAICGKSDGSVTVIANGGTPGYSYSWNSGPTSAGLTGISAGNYTVTVTDINGCGQTAAAVVTNANGPSISINVPANVLCFGKATGEAVVNVTGGTPAYTYNWNNGATGATAAGLTAGAYTITVTDQNGCSTTQAASITQPADSVAGIITVTNAMCGTGDGIVTIAVSGGIPVYTYSWSQGSTAATISGLTGGIYSVTVTDNNGCSINTSATVITMPGILLNIMADSTTCAETTDGKIKIVPISGTPVYTYSWSNGSTLDSIVNLADGTYSVTITDAIGCQMSTSVAITFANSTPVADFSFTPSGIVRPEKQIFFTDLSTSGSSLLWNFGESDPYNNTSTLPDPSHSYYYMGVYCISLVATNTAGCYSSVQKCIEVYADSMFVPNVFTPNNDGSNDLYSVKTYGMRNFDFQIFDRWGLIVFQGGSTSKIDWDGRTPSGMEAPDGTYYYLYTGESLKGKKYQGSGFLELIRGKK
- a CDS encoding PadR family transcriptional regulator is translated as MYSSELIKGTLKTIVLKLLADNKKMYGYEITQRVKELTLDKIQITEGALYPTLHALEADGLVTTQTEYIGKRVRKYYTLSPTGKSKTKEKVSELADFMDTMRFLLDIKPTTA